CGCTGTGCGAAATGACGGCGGACTGCGCCTGCTCCTCCAGCGTCGCCAACCGGCCGTCGATCTGAAACGGCGCGGTCATCGCCGTGTCGGCAATCGAAGGGACTGACCGCCACACGAACAGCCTGCGGTCAGGCGGCGTCGTGACGTTGCCCTCCCCGTCAATCAAGTCCATGTTGTCCGGCAACGGGAGCCACACTCGCACGAGGCCCTTCTTCAGGTGCTCGTATGTCAAGGTCTCCGCGTTGGGGTCATCGGCGTCGATCGCGTTGAACAGCGGGTCGTCCGGGTTCGTCTCCAGCAAACGAGCCACATGGGTGGGCGTCAGCGTGAAGTTGTCCTCGGGCACGTGACAGGTGGCGCAGGAGCGCTTGTTGGCGCCTGGGAAGGGCAGCTCGAACAGCTCCTTCCCTGTGAGCACACTGCGCCGCGGGTCCTCCTCTTTGTCTGTGCGACAAGCGCCTGTCGCGACCAGCGCGACGGCCCCCAGGGTCCAGCATGACAGGTGGCTGACGAGGTGCCGGCGACGCATGCCGGCAGGCATCTGGAAACGTCTGCGAAACGGATTGGCTTTCATGCGCGTCCACTTGAGTGAAGGAGGGGCGGATTGGCTTTCGCATCGCCCGCGCTGCCTTTCCATGCACTCCCGACGAACCGTCGCGCACCTGCGACGACCTGAATCGTCGGACGCACGAACCGGAAATCCCCTGGTCGAAGCAGACACTCAGCACGACGAGCGCTGAGCGCCCTGCCCCACTCGCTCCAGACGAACGGTGCCGCTGTTGCGACGAGCCGTCGTACGGCGCGCACGAGCCGGAGATGCGGGCGCGCGACATTTTTCGAGGCGGCGTGGCGTCGGCAGGCAACCTTGCCAACCGCCAACGCGGACAGCTAGCTTGACCGCCTCTTGCAAAGCTCCGTTGCGCAGCATCCGATGCTTTTCGCTCGGCGGCGTTGGCTCGTCGGCATGGCCTTGGCCGTTGGCGTCGGCCTGCTCCAGACCGCCCCCGAGTTCCTCGAAGAGGAGCACCTCGCGAGCATCTCACTTCGATTCTTGCTCTGGGTGGTCGAGGCTCCAGTTCAACTGCTCGCGCTGTCCGCCACCTTCAACCACGGCGTCAAGCGGCAGCGCAGTCCGACGCGGGTCTTGGTCACCAGCCTCCTCGTCGCCGCGGTCATCGGGGTGCTCTTCGCCCTCGCCTTCGTGTTCGTGGTGGAAGGTCTCCTGGGGCTCGAACTCGACGGAGAGGGCCCGCTGTCACTCCCGCTCGCAGCAGGCTTCGGCGCGATGATGGGCATCTTCATCGCCGGTATCTGGGGGCTCGCCTTCGTGTCACCCCATGTGGCCGAGCAGACCCAACTCCGCGCGCTCGAGACGGAGCAACTGCGCTTCGAGGCCGAACAGCTCAGGGTTTCATCGGAGATGGCGCGGCTGCGCTCGCAACTCGAGCCCCATTTCCTCCTCAACACGCTCAACACCATCGCGGGGCTGGTGACGCAGAATCCGCGAGAGGCTCGGCGCCTGATTGGGTGTCTCGGGGACCTGTTGCGTGATGCGCTGCAGGGGCAAGAGGAGATGCAGACGCTCGACCAGGAAGTCACCTGGCTCCGGCGTTACGCGGAGATCCTCGAGTCGCGCCACGGGGATGCACTCCGCTTCGACTGGGACATTCCTCCTGACGTCGGCGGCGTGCTGCTGCCGAGACTGCTGCTGCAACCCCTGGTCGAGAACGCGGTCCAGCACGGCGCCCTGTGCCGAACCGGCGGCGGCCGGGTGGGCGTCCGCGCCTCGCTTCAGGAGACGGGCCCAGGGTTGCAGCTCGTGTGCACCGTGACGGACAACGGCCCCGGACTTCCGACGAGCGAGCCGCGCGCTGGAGCGCTCGGCCTCCACACGGTGCGGCGGCGGCTGGAGCTCAGGTGTCCCGGGTCGGTCTTGCAACTGCGCTCTTCAAGTGAAGGGACCTCCGCGGTCATCGAGGTTCCCGTGCCCCCAGGAGGACCAACATGAGCACGGAGGGTGGAGACAAGCTGCGTTCCCTCGTCGTCGAGGACGAGTGGGCGGCACGGAACTACCTCGTCGAACTCTTGGATGGCTCCAACCTCGCGCAAGTCACCGGCGCGGTCGCGTCCGCGGACGAAGCGAGGGAGCTCCTGCTCGGCGACGGACGTCACGCGTTCGATGTCGTGTTCCTCGACGTCCGTCTCTCCGGCGGCCGAAACGAGGGACTGGACATCGCGCGCGCTCTCTCAGCGCTGCCACAGACGCCCATGCTCGTGCTCGCGACCGCATTCAATGCGCACGCGCTCGAAGCGTATGACCTGGGCGTCGCCGACTACCTGCTCAAACCCTTCACCGAGCAACGCGTCGAGCAGTGTCTCCACAGGCTCCGAGCGCGCCGGCCGAAGCTGGAGCCCTCCGGCCCCCTGCGCATCGCCGCGAGGCGGCAGAAGAGCCTCGTCTTCTTCGACCGCGACGAGGTGTGGGCATTCGAGGCGGCGGAGCGCTTGACGCGAGTCCACACCGCCCAGGGCGTCTTCGATGTCGACCTGTCCCTCTCCGCGATCGAGGCGTCGTTCGGCCGTGCGCTCGCGAGGGTGCACCGCAACTGGCTGGTCAACGTGGCGCACATCAAGGAGTTCGAGCGCGACAGCGAGACCCGGGTCTGGGTGGGCGAAGGGCTCATGGCGGACGGTCGCGGCATCCATGTGCCGGTTGCCCGTGAGCGCGCGCAACAACTCCGCGACATGCTGCTCGCGAGCGCGGCGGGTGTGCGCCGGAGAACTTGAATCCCTCGCTCACGCGGGCCCCCGGTGAATGGATTGTCTTTCGGTCTACGGCTGCCTCGCGATGTAGCCACACCGCCGCCTACGTGATGCGGCGGTACGGCGCGCGAGCGATGAGAACTCCATCGCTTGCGCGTCCGCGGGCCTACTCAGTGAGAGCGGTAGCAGAACTGCCCCGGGTCCCCCTGGGTGCAGTCCTGGGGACACGAACGCGCTGTCTCTCCGGGGCAACACGCTCCGTTCCCGCAGAACTCACCCTGCGGACAGTCAGAGGGACACGTCCTCCGCTCGCCCAGCTCACAGATGCCGTCGCCACAGACGGCCAGGGCCGCTTCCGACGTGGTGAGTGACTCATCCGCGCCGTCGGACTCGACGACACCCGCTCCACAACCCACGGCGAGACCCACGGCCAGGGCCAACACAGCACTCCAAGCTGCCTTCATCGGGACGCTCCTTGCTCGAGTTGCTCGGTGAAAGGGTTGCGCCCGGATGCTCGCACGGCGGGCGTGGCGCAAAAGATGCGCTGCGTCCAAGCCGTGCATCGCCGCTCGAATCCGTGTATCTACGGGGCCCGACTTTGCCAACTTCCCGACGTTTCCCGGACCTCGCTCGGAGGAGACCGCCATGCTGGACCGCCCGATGTACCTCAAGCCGAACGTCGCCATCGAGCCCCTGTACAACCAGTGGTACGCGTGGTGGTACCTGCTGTCCCCGGCGACGGCCCCCCTCTTCGTGACGAACCTGCACCAGAAGCTGATGCAGTCCTTCGTGGCGAACCCGGACGTGCACGTGGCGGCCCTCAAGAACCCGATGCTGATGGGCGGCCCGTTCATCAACCATCCGGCGGCGAAGGCGCCTCGCGTGAAGGAGCTCCTGGAGCGGACGCAGAAGGAGCAGGCCAACATGCTCGCGTACACCAAGGCGGTGGCCGAGCTGGAACAGCTCATGGCCCCCAACAACGGCGGCTCCCTGGAGAGCCTCTACGCCAAGGTGCCGGACCTGCTCCGCGGCTACGTCGAGCTGACGTATGACTTGAGCAACCGCGCCAGCGCGCGCTTCATCGAGCCGCTCCTGTACCGCAGCCCCTTCAACAAGGAGTCGTCCCAGAGCGTGACGCTGATGCAGGTGGACGGCGACTGGCGCCCCTACATCTTCAGCACGCCCCGCCTGGAGGAGGACACGCCGCTGTGGCTCAAGGTCCCCTACAAGCACGAAGGTCTGGACGCGCTCTTCCGCATGCGTCACACGCCCGGCTCGCCTGGGCAGGTCGCGGAGATGCTCGGCGTGCCCGCCTCCGCCGCCGAGGCCTTCGCCGCGCTGTTCACCGAAACGGAGCCCCGCCGCGCCGAGCGCTACACCGGTGAGGGCGTGCGCGTGCGCTACTTCGGCCACGCCTGCGTGCTGATGGAGACGAAGGACGTCAGCATCCTGACCGACCCCGTCATCAGCTACGAGTTCCCCACCGACATCCCCCGCTACACGCACTCCGACCTGCCCGAGCGCATCGACTACGTGGTCATCACCCACGGCCACGCCGACCACCTGATGATGGAGACGCTCATCCAGCTCCGGCACCGGGTGGGCTGCATCATCGTCCCGCGCAACAACGGCAACTCGCTGGCGGACCCGTCGCTGCGGCTGATGCTCCACCACAACGGCTTCAAGAACGTGGTGGAGATCGACGACCTCCAGGAGATTGAAGTCCCGGGCGGCTCCATCACCGGCCTGCCCTTCCTCGGTGAGCACAGCGACCTGGCCATCCAGGCGAAAACGGCGCACCTGGTGCGGCTGGGCGGCAAGTCCATCCTGATGGCGGCGGACTCGAACGCCATCGAGCCGCGCATGTATCAGCACCTGCGCGACATCATCGGCAGCATCGACGTGCTCTTCATCG
This genomic window from Myxococcus hansupus contains:
- a CDS encoding LytR/AlgR family response regulator transcription factor, producing the protein MSTEGGDKLRSLVVEDEWAARNYLVELLDGSNLAQVTGAVASADEARELLLGDGRHAFDVVFLDVRLSGGRNEGLDIARALSALPQTPMLVLATAFNAHALEAYDLGVADYLLKPFTEQRVEQCLHRLRARRPKLEPSGPLRIAARRQKSLVFFDRDEVWAFEAAERLTRVHTAQGVFDVDLSLSAIEASFGRALARVHRNWLVNVAHIKEFERDSETRVWVGEGLMADGRGIHVPVARERAQQLRDMLLASAAGVRRRT
- a CDS encoding sensor histidine kinase; this encodes MALAVGVGLLQTAPEFLEEEHLASISLRFLLWVVEAPVQLLALSATFNHGVKRQRSPTRVLVTSLLVAAVIGVLFALAFVFVVEGLLGLELDGEGPLSLPLAAGFGAMMGIFIAGIWGLAFVSPHVAEQTQLRALETEQLRFEAEQLRVSSEMARLRSQLEPHFLLNTLNTIAGLVTQNPREARRLIGCLGDLLRDALQGQEEMQTLDQEVTWLRRYAEILESRHGDALRFDWDIPPDVGGVLLPRLLLQPLVENAVQHGALCRTGGGRVGVRASLQETGPGLQLVCTVTDNGPGLPTSEPRAGALGLHTVRRRLELRCPGSVLQLRSSSEGTSAVIEVPVPPGGPT
- a CDS encoding MBL fold metallo-hydrolase, whose protein sequence is MLDRPMYLKPNVAIEPLYNQWYAWWYLLSPATAPLFVTNLHQKLMQSFVANPDVHVAALKNPMLMGGPFINHPAAKAPRVKELLERTQKEQANMLAYTKAVAELEQLMAPNNGGSLESLYAKVPDLLRGYVELTYDLSNRASARFIEPLLYRSPFNKESSQSVTLMQVDGDWRPYIFSTPRLEEDTPLWLKVPYKHEGLDALFRMRHTPGSPGQVAEMLGVPASAAEAFAALFTETEPRRAERYTGEGVRVRYFGHACVLMETKDVSILTDPVISYEFPTDIPRYTHSDLPERIDYVVITHGHADHLMMETLIQLRHRVGCIIVPRNNGNSLADPSLRLMLHHNGFKNVVEIDDLQEIEVPGGSITGLPFLGEHSDLAIQAKTAHLVRLGGKSILMAADSNAIEPRMYQHLRDIIGSIDVLFIGMECEGGPMSWMYGPLLCNPLPRKMDQARRLNGSDSARAIEITNYLAPKEVYVYAMGQEPWLRHVMVLVYDDKAPQIVESNKFLEHCRAQGIQAERPYVKMERIFT